GCTGACCCGGAACCGGGTTCCGTAGAGGGCGATCGCGGCGCCGCCGGCGACGGCCAGGAGCCCGAGAACGGGCAGCACCCGGTTGGCCCGGCGCACGCCGCGGCGGCCGGTGAGGGAGGCCAGCACGGTCTGCCGGGAGGCGGTGACGGCGGGGACGAGCGCGGCCAGCAGGCCGGTCACGACGGCGACCAGGGCGATGCCCAGCAGTTCCAGCGGACGCACCTCGAAGCCGCCGAAACGGGCGCCGAGTTTCTCCTCCAGCAGGGGCCGCAGCCCGACGGTGAGGGCCACTCCGATCGCGGTGCCGGCGACGGCGGCGACGGCTCCGATCACCAGGCCGCCGGAGAGCACGACGGCCCGGATGTGCCGCCGGTCGCCGCCGTTGGCGCCGACCAGGCCCAGCTGCCGACGGGAGCGCCGGGCGCCGACCGCGAAGGCGGGTCCGGCGAGCAGGCAGATCTCCAGCATGGCGAGGCCGACGACGGTGACCAGCACGGCCCGCTCGGTCAGCTTGCCCTCCCCGCCCATGAGCTCCAGCTGCTCCTTGGGCTGCTGCTCGAACAGCGGCACCTCGGAATCGGCCGGCCGGTGCAGGAACACCGTGCGGGAGAGGACGAGCGCGCCCCGGGTGTTGGCCGCCTTGACCATGTTCCACGTGAAACCATCGCCGCCGACCGCGACGAGGTAGGTGGTCCGCGGGGTCATCGGGGGCGCCCCGGTGGCCGTGAGGGCCTTGTCGAGCGGGGCGAGCAGGGTGCCGGGCAGCGCGAGCAGTTCGGGGTGGGAGAGCTTGTCGGGCATCTCGTACGAGCCCACGATCCTGTACGGGGCCGGGGAGCCGCGCGGGGTCGCGGAGGAGCCCACGTGCAGGCCGGAGGCCTCCAGGAAGGCGTTGGTGGCGACGACCTCGCCCGGGCCCCGCGGCATCCGGCCCCGGTCGAGGGTGACCAGACCCCGGGTCAGCGGGTCGTGCACGTCCAGCTCGCGCAGGTCGGTCTGGAGCAGCCCGTGCGCGGTGTGCACCTTGGCGTGGCCCCGGACGTCCTCGGTGGCCCGGATCCCGGGCGGGAGCGCGGACTTCAGCGGCGGACGGTCCTGCGCCTTGCCGGGCCGGTACTTGTCGTAGCCGCCGACCGGCGCGTACTGCTCGCCGTTGGGGTGCTGGTAGATCGGCCCGGCCAGGCCGGAGGGGCTGATCCGGGCGTCGGCGGCGCCGAGCTCACGGGTCATCCGCTGGTCGGGGGAGAGTTCCGCGCTGCGCACCGTGAGGTCGATGGCGCTCATCCCGACGATGGGCAGGGCGAGCATGGCGAGGACGAGGGCGCTGCGGCCCTTGGCGCGCCAGGCGTCGCGGCGGGCTATTCGCAGGGCCGCGATCCAGGAGTGGTACCAGGCGGTGAGCGGGGAGGTCACAGGCCGGCCGCCCGCCCGGTGAGCAGGGAGTCGGCGTGGCTGCGCAGGGTCTCGTCGACGACGCTGCCGTCGCGCAGGAAGACGACCCGGTCCGCCCAGGCGGCGAACCGGGGTTCGTGCGTGACGAGGATCCCGGCCGCGCCCGCGTCGCAGCGGGAGCGCAGCAGCGCGAGCACGGACTCGCCGGTCTCGGAGTCGAGGGCGCCGGTGGGCTCGTCGGCCAGGACCAGGCGGCGCTCGCCGACCAGGGCGCGGGAGATGGCCACGCGCTGCTGCTGGCCGCCGGACATCTCGTCGGGGAAGCGGTCGGCGAGCCGGAGCAGGCCGATTTCCTCCAGCGCGGCGAGGGCGCAGCGGCGGGCCTTGCGGGCGGAGGTCCCGTCGAGTTCGAGGGGCAGGGCCACGTTCTCGGCGGCGGTGAGGGCCGGGATCAGGTTGTAGTCCTGGAAGACGTAGCCGATGCTGCGGCGGCGCAGCGCGGCCAGCTGCCTGCGGCCGGCGGTGGTGATGTCGACGCCCTCGACCAGGACGCGGCCGCTGGTGGGGCTGTCGAGCCCGCCGGCGAGGGTGAGCAGGGTGGACT
The Streptomyces sp. NBC_00091 genome window above contains:
- a CDS encoding ABC transporter ATP-binding protein produces the protein MPDQHSHSSQPVLQLDRLVRTHGSGATEVHALRGVDLSVHPGELVAVMGPSGSGKSTLLTLAGGLDSPTSGRVLVEGVDITTAGRRQLAALRRRSIGYVFQDYNLIPALTAAENVALPLELDGTSARKARRCALAALEEIGLLRLADRFPDEMSGGQQQRVAISRALVGERRLVLADEPTGALDSETGESVLALLRSRCDAGAAGILVTHEPRFAAWADRVVFLRDGSVVDETLRSHADSLLTGRAAGL